DNA sequence from the Chroococcidiopsis sp. TS-821 genome:
GGGTGAGGTAGAGGTTTATGCGTTAAAGTCAATCGAGCTCGATCTATACGAAGGTGAATTTGTTGTAGTTTTAGGACCTTCCGGTAGCGGTAAATCTACGCTATTAAATATTTTAGGTGGATTAGACGTACCTTCGAGTGGGCAAATCGTCTTTCATCATCGCGACTTAACGAACGCTAGTGATGCAGACCTCACGCGCTTTCGGCGAGACTGCATTGGTTTTATTTTTCAGTTCTACAATTTGATTCCTAGCCTCACCGCACGGGAGAATGTAGCACTAGTTACAGAAATAGCACGTCGTCCAATGTCGCCAGAAGAAGCACTATCGAGAGTTGGATTAAGCGATCGCATCGATCATTTTCCTGCTCAAATGTCTGGAGGCGAACAACAGCGAGTCGCGATCGCCAGAGCCATTGCTAAACGTCCAGAGGTGCTACTATGTGACGAACCAACAGGCGCGCTCGATTTTCAAACGGGCAAACTTGTCTTAGAAGTTTTAGAACAAGCCAATCGTGAATTAGGCACAATGACAATTGTCATCACGCATAATGCGGGAATTTCAAGAATGGCCGATCGCGTAATTACGATGCGTAGCGGTCAAATTTTGAATATTCGTCGTAACGAATGCAAAGTAGCTCCGGCTGAATTGGAATGGTAAAGGGCAGGCACGATGCCCACCCTACCTCTTAAAATATTCAATCGAGTAACTCTACGCGCGTCTTAACTTTCTAGAAGAAGCCTTTTCAATTGGGTCGATACGATTAGCGATGATAGCGGTGGGAATCATGGGTAAACCAACGAGCAGACAAATGAGCCATTGATTCCAGTTAAGGGGTGCTGTAGCAAATAAGGTATTCATTATGCCCCACTGACTGAAAATGATTTGTAAAAGCACAGCAGCTACAATTCCGAGAACGATTGCACGAGCATCGCTAAAAGATTCTCTTCTTCTCCCACGCAATCGACTGGCGATCGCAATACCAAGTTGACTTAAACTGATGAGATAAAAGATTCTTCCCGAGACAAGCGCTTGAATTGCCATTGTCCGAGCTAAATCAACGTTTCCTGTATCGCGGAGTACCCATTCAAACATTCCAAAAATTAGAATCCAGTTAAACACAGAAATAAGGACAATTCGCTGCACTAGCTTACGCGATAATAGTGGCTCATTAGGGTTACGCGGTGGCTGCTGCATGACAATTTCCGACTTGGGTTCAAACGCAAGTGGTACTGTCATCGTAATTGAATTCACCATGTTCAACCACAGAACTTGTAACGAGAGAATAGGTAAAACTCGCGCCAGTAGCACGCTAATCAAAATCGTCATTGATTCACCGCCATTCACAGGGAGAATAAACGCGATCGCTTTCAATAGATTGCGATACACCGTGCGTCCTTCTTCAACTGCGGCTTCAATCGACGCGAAGTTATCATCGGTGAGAATCATGTCAGCGGCTTCTTTAGCAACTTCGGTTCCTGTACCGCCCATCGCGATTCCAATATCTGCTTGTCGCAGCGCAGGAGCGTCATTGACGCCATCGCCGGTCATTGCGACAATTTCACCTTTAGATTGCAAAGCTTCTACTAAGCGTAGTTTTTGCTCGGGCGCAACCCGCGCGAACACCGCACCCTCTTCTACCGCGTTAGCTAGTTCGCGATCGTCCATCTGCGCAAGTTGTTGTCCGGTAAACGCAATGACTTCTTCATGATGATTAAAGCCCATGCGTTGTGCGATCGCCTGCGCTGTCACCGCATGATCGCCCGTAATCATTTTGACTTGAATTCCTGCTTCTTGACATGTTTGTACTGCTCTAATTGCCTCTTGACGCGGCGGATCGATCATCCCTTGCAATCCGATAAAGATTAACCCTGCAGCAATATCATCGTGATCGAGCGACTTTTGCTGTGCTGGCACAATTTTTTTAGCGAAGGCTAGTACTCGTAAGCCCTGATGCGCCATAGCATCAACTTTTTCTTGAATTGTCGCTGTATCGAGCGGCTGAAGTTCTCCTTGTGCATCCAACATTTGCTCGCAACGCTGTAGCAGTGCTTCCACCGAACCTTTTACATAAATTATCCTTTGGGAATTGCTTCCTACTTTTTGCCTTTGTTCGTGCAACGTTGCCATGTACTGAAACTCAGATTCAAAGGGAATCGCATCGACTCGCGGCATCGTTTCTTCATGGCGATCGCTTAGTCCTGCTTTGTTTGCGGCAATAATCAAAGCTCCTTCGGTTGGATCGCCGACAACTGTGTTTTGTCCATCTTTGACTTCAATTTGCGAGTCATTACACAGCAAACCTGCAATTAAACATTCGCGCAGTGCAACATTGGCGTCAAAATCTGCTGGCTTTTGGGCAGATGCGCCGTCATTTACATCTGTATCTACAACAATTTCCCCTTCTGGATTATACCCGCTACCCGTAACTTTATATTGCTGTTCTCCTGCATAAATTGCTTGCACCGTCATTTGGTTTTCGGTCAGCGTTCCGGTTTTATCTGAACAAATCACCGTTGCACCACCAAGGGTTTCCACCGCCGGTAGCTTGCGGATAATCGCATTGCGTCGTGCCATTCGGGAAACACCAATTGCCAATGTAACTGTGACAACAGCAGGTAATCCTTCTGGAATCGCACTAACGGCTAAAGCAACCGCCGCTTCGAACATCTCGACTATCGAGTTACCGTAGCCAATACCAACCGCAAAGGTTAAAGCAGCAACACCCAAAATAATGTACAACAACGTACGGCTGAAGCGGTCGAATTTGCGGGTGAGTGGAGTGACTAAGTTAGTTCCGCGATCGATTAACTGCGAGATACGTCCAGTTTCAGTGTCTTGGGCGATCGCAACGACAATACCTTTTGCTGTACCAAATGTGACAAAGCTACCCGCATACGCCATGTTGGTACGTTCGGCTAAAGGTGCATCAACTTCTACTTGTCGTGTCGTTTTTTCTACAGCAACCGATTCGCCCGTTAGCGCTGACTCGTTGACTTGTAAGTTGCGTACATCGATTAACCGTAAATCTGCGGGAACTTTATCGCCAGAGGCAAGTAACACAATATCGCCAGGAACAATCTCTGTCGAGGACACGCGCACTTTCTCGCCGTCACGGATAACAGTTGCTTCGGTTTTCACCGCTGAGGCGAGTGCAGAAATTGCGCTTTCAGCTTTCGCTTCTTGAACGTAACCAATAATGGCGTTAATGAGAGTAACGCCCCAAATCACTCCAGCATTGACCCAAGAACCGAGTAATGCTTTAATCGCACCTGCAATTAATAAGATATAAAGCAGTGGTTGATTAAATTGCAATAAAAATCGAACGATTGGGCTTTTCCCCGGTTTTGCTTTTAACTCGTTGGGACCGTATTTCTGCTGTCGTTGCGATACTTCAGCAGAGGATAGACCAGTTTTAGGGTTACTGTCTAAGCTTTGAGCAACTTCCTGTAGAGGTAGATTATGCCAATGATTTTCCAGCAATTTTTCTTCTGTTGCTGTCATGTGATTTGCCCCCCGACACTGTTACTGGCAGTTGAGTTATAGATTAAAGTTACACTGCAAGTCATTCTGTGTTTGTAAAAACCGTCATCTTTATTACTTTATTCAATATATATGATGGAAAAATGACAATTTTTAAAATATTAAACACTATGTCTTTGTACCTATAGCATATAGCTTGTAGCTAACTTATACTTGACGCTCAGGCCATCTTCTATTCTGAAACTCAGGAATTATCTCATAAAAAAAGTAACTAAATACAGATATTTTTAGACAGCAAAGTTGATATGTATAGCTCATTTGTTAGCAATCTTGACCTTCAAAGCCCAATGGAAGTTTCGTTTTTTTATCAAGTAACATTTAGCACATTTGTGCAAGCGAGTTGGTTGTGTACGCAAAATACAGGGCGATCGCTCGTTGAGTTTTTTCGTCCCTCAATTTTAAGAGGACCAATTACCGATCCTGTTCCCGTCTTCCTAATTATCATGGCGATTATGCTCGTTGCGCCGTTGTTATTCGAGCGAATCAAGCTACCAGGGATTGTCGGGTTAATTTTAGCAGGATTAGTCGTAGGTCCTTATGGTCTTGGACTTTTAGAACGCGATAGTACAATCGTTTTACTTGGTACGGTAGGGTTGCTATTCTTGATGTTCATGGCTGGTTTAGAAACAAGCCTTGACGATTTAAAGTACAACGCTAATAAAGCCGTCATATTTGGCATAGCAACTTTTGCGGTTCCCATGATACTTGGAACTGCGAGTATGTCGCTTCTTGGTTATGGGTTACTCGCCTCAATTCTAGTTGCTTCTTGTTTTGCGTCACATACTCTTGTGGCGCTACCAATTGCGATGCGGCTAGGCGTGATGCGTACGCAAGCTGTCACAACAGTGCTGGGAGGAACCTTAATTACAAATGTTCTAGCTCTCCTAGTTTTAGCTGTTGTTGTTCGCGCCTATCAAGGAAGTCTGACGCTAGGCTTTTGGTTATTTCTAATTCCCGCTTTAACGATTTATACTTTTGCTACTTTATGGGGAGTTCCTAAAGTTGGTCGCTGGTTTTTTCGGCGGTTCGGACACGACGAAAGTGCCGAATTTACATTTGTTGTTGCAACATTATTTATCGTATCTTACGTAGCCGATTTAATTGAAATTGAACCAATTATTGGCGCCTTTTTAGCAGGAATTGCGATCTCACAGTTGATTCCCCAGTTGAGTCCGTTGATGAACCGCATTCAGTTTATTGGTAATACGTTATTTATTCCATTTTTTCTGATTTCTGTGGGAATGCTCATTAATCCTGCAATTTTGTTGAGCGAACCGCGCTCTATGTTAGTAGCAGGAGTGATGACTTTTGTTGCGATTGTTGCCAAATTTTTACCCGCATGGGGAACAGGAAAAATCATTGGCTTGCCATTTCCTAGTGTCATGTTAATGTTTGGGCTTTCGGTAGCGCAAGCAGCGTCCACTTTAGCAGCAATTACAGTTGCATTTGAAATTAATTTAGTCGATCAGCTGACGGTGAATGGCACGATCGCTATGATCTTGGTAACGTGTATCGCGTCTCCTTGGGTCACAACGCGTTGGGGGCGCGAAATCAAACCAGCTGCTTTCACTCCTACAATCGAAACAACGCAGATTGGCGATCGCATTTTAGTTCCTGTTGCTAACCCTAATACTGAGGATCATCTCCTAAAACTCGCCCTGATCTTAGCAAAAAAAAGTAACGGGACGTTGCTCCCATTACACATTCTTACAGATAACGGTGG
Encoded proteins:
- a CDS encoding ABC transporter ATP-binding protein, with amino-acid sequence MNNQRGQLSNSSTLANNVGFHLQDITKVYRMGEVEVYALKSIELDLYEGEFVVVLGPSGSGKSTLLNILGGLDVPSSGQIVFHHRDLTNASDADLTRFRRDCIGFIFQFYNLIPSLTARENVALVTEIARRPMSPEEALSRVGLSDRIDHFPAQMSGGEQQRVAIARAIAKRPEVLLCDEPTGALDFQTGKLVLEVLEQANRELGTMTIVITHNAGISRMADRVITMRSGQILNIRRNECKVAPAELEW
- a CDS encoding cation-transporting P-type ATPase — encoded protein: MTATEEKLLENHWHNLPLQEVAQSLDSNPKTGLSSAEVSQRQQKYGPNELKAKPGKSPIVRFLLQFNQPLLYILLIAGAIKALLGSWVNAGVIWGVTLINAIIGYVQEAKAESAISALASAVKTEATVIRDGEKVRVSSTEIVPGDIVLLASGDKVPADLRLIDVRNLQVNESALTGESVAVEKTTRQVEVDAPLAERTNMAYAGSFVTFGTAKGIVVAIAQDTETGRISQLIDRGTNLVTPLTRKFDRFSRTLLYIILGVAALTFAVGIGYGNSIVEMFEAAVALAVSAIPEGLPAVVTVTLAIGVSRMARRNAIIRKLPAVETLGGATVICSDKTGTLTENQMTVQAIYAGEQQYKVTGSGYNPEGEIVVDTDVNDGASAQKPADFDANVALRECLIAGLLCNDSQIEVKDGQNTVVGDPTEGALIIAANKAGLSDRHEETMPRVDAIPFESEFQYMATLHEQRQKVGSNSQRIIYVKGSVEALLQRCEQMLDAQGELQPLDTATIQEKVDAMAHQGLRVLAFAKKIVPAQQKSLDHDDIAAGLIFIGLQGMIDPPRQEAIRAVQTCQEAGIQVKMITGDHAVTAQAIAQRMGFNHHEEVIAFTGQQLAQMDDRELANAVEEGAVFARVAPEQKLRLVEALQSKGEIVAMTGDGVNDAPALRQADIGIAMGGTGTEVAKEAADMILTDDNFASIEAAVEEGRTVYRNLLKAIAFILPVNGGESMTILISVLLARVLPILSLQVLWLNMVNSITMTVPLAFEPKSEIVMQQPPRNPNEPLLSRKLVQRIVLISVFNWILIFGMFEWVLRDTGNVDLARTMAIQALVSGRIFYLISLSQLGIAIASRLRGRRRESFSDARAIVLGIVAAVLLQIIFSQWGIMNTLFATAPLNWNQWLICLLVGLPMIPTAIIANRIDPIEKASSRKLRRA
- a CDS encoding cation:proton antiporter, with the protein product MEVSFFYQVTFSTFVQASWLCTQNTGRSLVEFFRPSILRGPITDPVPVFLIIMAIMLVAPLLFERIKLPGIVGLILAGLVVGPYGLGLLERDSTIVLLGTVGLLFLMFMAGLETSLDDLKYNANKAVIFGIATFAVPMILGTASMSLLGYGLLASILVASCFASHTLVALPIAMRLGVMRTQAVTTVLGGTLITNVLALLVLAVVVRAYQGSLTLGFWLFLIPALTIYTFATLWGVPKVGRWFFRRFGHDESAEFTFVVATLFIVSYVADLIEIEPIIGAFLAGIAISQLIPQLSPLMNRIQFIGNTLFIPFFLISVGMLINPAILLSEPRSMLVAGVMTFVAIVAKFLPAWGTGKIIGLPFPSVMLMFGLSVAQAASTLAAITVAFEINLVDQLTVNGTIAMILVTCIASPWVTTRWGREIKPAAFTPTIETTQIGDRILVPVANPNTEDHLLKLALILAKKSNGTLLPLHILTDNGGPITAEKRIQQQQLLATAETIAHAAVTSVETIGRVDDSIEKGILRAAQERDANLIVCGWKGYSSYRDNFFGSVIDNIIRQASVPVLVARFTQPIRNTDRVILALTDLDFASSQLQKTIALAETLAEELKATLKVLHVTRNPRRKAYKVSPPLQTKATIEHVRGNFVTRVARMLQPDDLLILTSGNHPDILSMRMLGTEPEVIARTHQETSIVVLHFPQKV